From Aedes albopictus strain Foshan chromosome 1, AalbF5, whole genome shotgun sequence, one genomic window encodes:
- the LOC134291711 gene encoding uncharacterized protein LOC134291711 produces the protein MASLRELCKIERGYMDSMANVEAFVANFNAPRDTVRIASRLEHLETLFKEFRNNRAKIETRQEQDLKLSAGEDKEGEELKKDVEAGNRKTRLDFEDRYFDAKDFLTSHRGNPTAVASSAPPGQIPNSRIHLPVFKIPSFDGCVKDWLSFRDAFQSMIGKDASLSPVDKFHYLLSVLTKEARTLVESIEVTAANFDVAWQMLEQRFENKKIIARALMDSFLNAEPIKRESYDALVGLIDSYERNLLQLRKIGLKTDGWTHLLAPILYTRLDVDTQRHWERAHNSREAPKYEDLLQFLRDHLATLQPLASMKSRGSDSHQDHGKSTAKSKVGSTLTTTTTPKKVCPHCQKSSHSPFKCESFISMNPSQRLESVRKAGLCLNCLSSSHLVRACPSSACRACGQKHHTMLHLRPASNGQDHSQSQPTKPAIPQSQPAIAPLNNSSASQSQTVTTAPSAGPSTSRPVALPATATADSSVILLSTAVVKIADYNGNVQFARALLDCCSERNLMSEHLAQKLDLRRQNDPLSLQGVGPSAAVSRQSTTAIVRSRCTDFAVDLKFHILSEFKPILPSNRLSVASWKIHPSVQLADPRFFEPNRIDAIIGAEVYYRLLLEGFVDLGPELPQLKETVFGWIVSGKVNTVDSSLSATTLVCSNAELKNQLARFWEVESCNTNETFSTEERKCETHFAATTIRNSTGRFVVSLPKKPDVLDRLGDSRSIATRRFLSLERRLQANPSLLEAYTDFIQEYVHLGHMAPIDTSAEIVIPGQKSYYMPHHCIVRPESVTTKLRVVFDASCPTDTGVSLNDALMVGPVVQDDLYSIILRFRLPRFVIVADLQKMYRQVLVSPSDRPLQRILFRSSPSEPLQTFELLTVTYGTAAAPYLATRCLQQLASDGESTHPKAAEVVSKDFYIDDLLTGVASEEEGVELCRELIDLLQSAGFKLHKWASNSSAILQHIPAEFREDRSLVELDSSSSPVKTLGLLWQPDKDVFRFKIPTWTQDAAITKRLVLSEAARLFDPLGLLGLVVLRSKLFMQELWKAKVSWDNPLNDRQQQFWKSFRNDLDILDEFTVPRWAASCNDTVYVELHGFSDASERAYGACIYLRTVSSSGIVSVHLLTAKSKVAPTGTEKFGSTIRLPRLELCGALLLSHLFEKVETSLRIQARPFFWTDSTIVVHWLSASPSRWKTFVSNRVAEIQQITAAGSWRHVPGIDNPADVISRGMSATELVDHMLWWQGPQWLQQPNWFWPALVKTSDDHFSSEQLQDKPTVSLPTVVQSTIFTLKSSLSSLVRLVAYIQRFCYNSKIHNVSSRRSGALTTAELDEALCSLAKLAQQESFPEDLHSIRTTGQVKSTSKLKTLSPVLVNGILRTRGRLNNAAVPYAQKQPIILDNKHPFTLLVVRHYHLRQLHAGPTLLIASVRAKFWPLRLRDIVRKVTHECVTCFRNRPSFAEQIMADLPQVRVSPALPFLNAGVDFCGPFYLRPPTRKAAPVKSFVAVFVCLSTKAVHLELVGNLSTDSFIASLKRFAVRRGVPQTIYCDNATNFVGARRILNEFLNLFRTQQNRLDIERQCSAEGIQFSFIPPRSPHFGGIWEAAVKSLKTHLRRTLANAMVTPEQFHTVLTQTEALLNSRPLTQLSNSPEDLDVLTPGHFLVHRPLTAIPEPSYEEVPCNRLSQWQMTQEFVRRLWKRWSTEYLSGLQQRTRWTHERNNIRVGTMVLVRDDNLPPQKWHFGRVIETFPGNDGLIRVVNIRTKDGIFKRAITRVCVLPIPDNLPEDPEAASFQ, from the coding sequence ATGGCATCTTTGCGCGAATTGTGCAAGATCGAGCGGGGGTACATGGACTCCATGGCCAACGTGGAGGCATTTGTTGCGAATTTCAATGCACCACGTGACACGGTCAGGATTGCTTCACGCTTGGAGCATTTGGAAACGCTTTTCAAGGAGTTTCGGAATAAtcgtgctaaaattgaaacgcgGCAGGAGCAAGATTTGAAATTGTCCGCTGGGGAAGACAAGGAGGGGGAGGAGCTGAAGAAGGACGTTGAAGCTGGCAACAGAAAAACTCGCCTGGATTTTGAGGACAGGTACTTCGATGCGAAGGATTTCCTAACGTCGCACCGAGGCAATCCGACAGCTGTAGCTTCTTCCGCTCCGCCCGGCCAAATTCCTAACTCCCGAATTCATCTCCCTGTATTTAAAATTCCTTCCTTTGACGGTTGTGTGAAAGATTGGTTGAGTTTTCGTGACGCTTTCCAGAGCATGATCGGTAAAGATGCTTCGCTTTCGCCGGTCGATAAGTTTCACTATCTTCTCTCCGTGCTCACCAAAGAAGCCCGGACGTTGGTGGAATCCATTGAAGTGACGGCGGCCAACTTCGATGTCGCGTGGCAGATGCTCGAACAACGGTTCGAGAACAAAAAGATCATCGCTCGAGCACTGATGGACAGTTTCCTGAATGCCGAACCCATCAAGCGGGAATCGTACGACGCTCTAGTTGGCCTCATCGACTCGTACGAGCGGAATCTTCTACAGCTGCGTAAAATTGGACTGAAGACAGACGGGTGGACTCATTTGCTCGCGCCTATTCTGTATACACGTCTCGATGTTGACACGCAACGGCATTGGGAGCGTGCTCACAACTCTCGTGAAGCACCAAAGTACGAGGACTTGTTGCAGTTTCTGCGGGATCACCTCGCAACCCTACAACCCCTGGCATCCATGAAATCCCGGGGTTCGGACTCTCATCAAGATCATGGGAAATCGACGGCCAAGTCCAAGGTCGGTTCGACTCTCACAACTACCACGACTCCGAAAAAAGTTTGTCCACACTGTCAAAAATCCTCTCACTCTCCTTTCAAATGCGAATCCTTTATCAGTATGAATCCTTCCCAACGGCTAGAATCAGTCAGGAAAGCTGGTTTGTGCCTAAATTGTCTTTCCTCTTCCCACTTGGTCAGGGCTTGTCCTAGCTCAGCTTGTCGTGCCTGCGGTCAAAAGCACCATACGATGCTGCATTTGCGCCCAGCAAGCAACGGACAAGATCACTCGCAATCGCAACCCACGAAACCCGCTATTCCACAAAGTCAGCCCGCAATCGCACCTTTGAACAATTCCTCCGCTTCGCAATCGCAAACAGTTACCACCGCACCCTCCGCTGGCCCATCCACCTCTCGTCCAGTCGCTCTTCCTGCCACTGCTACTGCCGATAGTAGCGTGATTCTTCTCTCGACTGCTGTCGTCAAGATAGCTGACTACAACGGGAATGTCCAGTTCGCTCGCGCCCTCCTTGATTGCTGCTCCGAACGAAATCTGATGAGTGAACATTTGGCGCAGAAATTGGATCTACGTCGGCAGAACGACCCGCTTTCTCTCCAAGGTGTGGGTCCCAGTGCTGCTGTGTCGAGGCAATCGACGACAGCAATCGTACGATCGCGTTGTACAGATTTTGCTGTTGACCTCAAGTTCCACATTTTGTCGGAGTTCAAGCCGATATTACCGTCGAACCGGTTGTCGGTAGCCTCCTGGAAGATTCATCCATCCGTACAACTTGCTGATCCTCGCTTCTTTGAGCCGAATCGCATCGATGCTATCATCGGAGCCGAAGTGTACTATCGTCTACTGCTAGAAGGTTTCGTCGACCTCGGACCGGAACTACCCCAGTTGAAGGAAACGGTTTTTGGGTGGATAGTTTCCGGAAAGGTGAATACGGTGGACTCGAGCCTGTCTGCCACCACGCTAGTCTGCAGCAACGCTGAGTTGAAAAATCAGCTTGCTCGCTTCTGGGAAGTTGAGTCGTGCAATACCAACGAGACCTTCTCCACGGAAGAACGGAAATGCGAAACCCATTTTGCCGCTACCACAATTCGAAACTCCACTGGAAGATTTGTGGtgtcattgccgaagaaaccagatGTTCTGGACAGGTTGGGAGATTCTCGTTCCATCGCAACTCGGCGCTTTTTGTCCCTGGAACGGCGGCTTCAGGCGAATCCTTCACTGTTGGAGGCGTACACCGATTTCATACAGGAGTATGTTCATCTAGGACACATGGCACCGATCGATACTAGCGCAGAAATTGTGATTCCGGGGCAGAAGTCCTATTATATGCCTCACCATTGCATCGTTCGACCGGAGAGTGTCACGACGAAACTCCGCGTCGTCTTTGATGCGTCGTGCCCCACTGATACTGGTGTCTCGTTGAACGACGCACTGATGGTGGGTCCAGTTGTCCAGGACGACCTGTACAGCATCATCCTACGATTCAGACTTCCTCGCTTCGTCATCGTCGCCGATTTGCAGAAAATGTACCGGCAAGTGTTGGTATCTCCGTCTGATCGGCCCTTGCAACGTATTCTGTTTCGATCGTCACCATCGGAACCTCTTCAAACCTTCGAATTGCTGACGGTTACTTATGGTACGGCGGCAGCTCCGTACCTGGCGACACGTTGTCTCCAGCAACTCGCCTCTGACGGCGAATCGACTCACCCAAAGGCCGCAGAGGTGGTGTCAAAAGACTTCTACATTGACGATCTGCTTACGGGAGTAGCATCGGAAGAAGAAGGTGTTGAACTTTGCCGAGAGCTGATTGATCTCTTGCAGTCGGCTGGATTTAAGTTGCACAAATGGGCATCCAACAGTTCGGCAATTCTACAGCATATTCCAGCGGAGTTTCGAGAAGATCGAAGTCTGGTGGAGCTCGATTCGTCATCCTCGCCTGTGAAAACCTTGGGGCTGCTCTGGCAGCCAGACAAAGACGTCTTCCGCTTCAAAATACCCACTTGGACCCAGGACGCTGCTATAACCAAACGATTGGTGCTTTCTGAGGCAGCACGCTTATTCGACCCTCTCGGTCTGTTGGGGCTAGTGGTACTACGCTCGAAACTTTTCATGCAGGAGTTATGGAAAGCGAAGGTTTCCTGGGACAATCCACTCAACGATCGTCAACAGCAATTCTGGAAATCCTTCCGGAATGATCTCGATATTCTCGACGAGTTTACCGTTCCACGTTGGGCGGCATCCTGTAACGATACAGTCTACGTAGAGCTGCATGGGTTCAGTGACGCCTCCGAACGCGCATACGGCGCGTGCATCTACCTCCGCACAGTTTCGTCTAGCGGAATCGTCTCGGTTCATCTGCTTACAGCTAAGTCAAAAGTGGCTCCGACGGGAACCGAGAAATTTGGTTCTACTATTCGCTTACCGCGTTTAGAACTCTGTGGTGCTCTCTTACTCAGCCATTTGTTCGAAAAAGTGGAAACCAGTCTTCGTATCCAAGCCCGTCCTTTCTTCTGGACGGATTCAACTATTGTCGTCCACTGGTTGTCCGCTTCACCGTCTCGTTGGAAAACATTTGTCAGCAACCGAgtggctgaaattcagcaaatcaCCGCTGCTGGAAGCTGGAGACACGTTCCAGGCATCGATAACCCAGCAGATGTCATATCCCGGGGAATGTCTGCAACGGAGCTTGTAGACCATATGCTGTGGTGGCAGGGACCACAATGGTTACAGCAACCCAACTGGTTCTGGCCCGCTTTAGTCAAAACCTCCGACGATCACTTCAGTTCAGAGCAACTCCAAGATAAACCCACGGTTTCGTTGCCTACAGTCGTTCAAAGTACTATATTCACCCTGAAATCGTCTCTCTCCAGTCTCGTCAGATTGGTAGCCTACATACAGAGATTCTGCTACAATTCGAAGATACATAATGTGTCTAGCCGCAGATCCGGAGCCTTAACCACAGCAGAGTTGGACGAAGCGTTGTGTAGTTTGGCAAAACTTGCTCAACAGGAATCGTTTCCGGAAGACCTGCACTCTATCCGCACCACTGGTCAAGTGAAGTCAACGTCGAAGCTGAAAACTTTGTCTCCAGTTCTCGTCAATGGTATTCTTCGCACTAGAGGACGTCTCAACAATGCAGCTGTCCCGTACGCTCAGAAGCAACCTATAATCTTGGACAACAAGCATCCGTTCACGCTGTTAGTCGTTCGTCACTACCACCTTCGTCAACTACATGCTGGACCGACTCTCCTGATAGCAAGCGTTCGTGCGAAGTTCTGGCCTCTCCGGTTACGTGATATCGTGAGAAAGGTTACGCACGAGTGCGTTACCTGTTTTCGAAATCGGCCAAGCTTCGCAGAACAAATAATGGCAGACTTGCCACAAGTTCGGGTATCGCCAGCGTTGCCGTTCCTGAACGCTGGGGTGGATTTCTGCGGACCTTTCTATCTCCGACCTCCGACAAGGAAAGCTGCGCCGGTGAAATCTTTTGTAGCTGTCTTCGTTTGTCTATCAACCAAGGCAGTACACCTAGAGTTGGTAGGCAATTTGTCAACCGACTCGTTTATCGCTTCCCTGAAGAGGTTTGCTGTTCGCCGAGGAGTTCCGCAGACCATTTACTGCGACAATGCGACAAACTTTGTCGGCGCTCGCCGAATACTGAACGAGTTCCTGAATCTGTTTCGGACCCAGCAGAATCGCCTGGATATCGAACGACAATGCTCCGCTGAGGGCATTCAGTTCTCGTTTATTCCTCCGAGATCGCCGCACTTCGGGGGAATCTGGGAAGCAGCGGTTAAATCCCTTAAGACCCATCTCCGTCGCACTCTTGCAAACGCAATGGTAACACCCGAGCAGTTCCACACAGTGCTTACGCAGACCGAGGCACTGCTCAACTCTCGACCGCTAACGCAGCTCAGCAATTCCCCAGAAGACTTGGACGTCCTCACGCCAGGTCACTTTCTGGTACACCGACCGCTGACTGCAATCCCGGAGCCCTCATACGAAGAAGTTCCTTGCAACCGGCTTTCTCAGTGGCAGATGACACAGGAGTTTGTCCGCCGCTTGTGGAAGCGATGGTCTACCGAATACCTATCGGGGCTGCAACAGCGAACCCGATGGACACACGAACGAAACAACATTCGCGTAGGAACTATGGTTCTAGTTCGCGACGATAATCTACCGCCGCAGAAGTGGCATTTCGGCCGCGTAATTGAAACGTTCCCTGGAAACGACGGACTAATCCGGGTCGTCAACATCCGAACCAAGGACGGCATCTTCAAGAGAGCCATCACACGCGTGTGCGTTCTACCGATTCCCGACAACCTACCCGAGGACCCGGAAGCAGCGTCGTTCCAGTAA